The sequence ctaatattgtatatagtagaGTTAAAAACTTCGCGAACATTAAGTAGAATACAACTTTTTGGCATTTGTTATTGCAATCACCTATTAAGAATAAAACTAGAATAGATTTCAAAATTAAGAGGATATCAgcgcataatttgtttttttttctctgaGCAATTTTGCGTTTAACTGTGTCGTACAGAAAAACCAATCTAATGTTGttagcgtataatataattaatggtatGCTATAAAATGATCTGTTGGctgttatcaaacttaaagttaagaacattatctgagTTTGTAAGTTTGATTTTTGCAATGTATATAGACATttctaaattgtaatattttacataggtatttattatgataactcGCATGAAATTTCCAATGTCGCAAAAATAATTCAACGTACaagacaaatacaaataatattcattattctaaCCTTAAAGTTGGTTTTAGTTTAATTCACCATAATATTAACGGATAAATGAAAATGGAAATTACCTATGTTATTTAACCGTGGGACAGAAAGACACAACAAATGGCGCGTAGTCATCCTATAATGAGTTACAGGACACACtgaattaaatttcaaagaTGTCTACCTAGCCGattagatttttatgttttcagtTTGCTACAATagtttcaaaacaaattatataacgtaatttaacgagAGAAGTCTTACAACTTAGTTGGGAGTAAACTGtccaaaataataatctatataagccataaataacataataagatAATACGCGGAATCGGTACCCATGCGTAAAAAtagatgttattattaaaatgtgatgACTGTGATTTTCCACTAAAAATGTGAGccgaatatttatttactttagaacgaattacaatattttgtgtattgTTAGACAGAAAATTTGATCTAGAATTGTATTCCTCcgcacaaatatatttttattaattggaaATAAATCCAATGTGAAACGCATCACAGACACAAAGGAGCACacacttaaattaaattcaagaaAAACAGCTGAAATGGGAAAGTTAATTGGTGAACAGATGTAAAAATTGAATCACTGCCAATGATGTCGAGTTTATACGATTTGTAAATAATGTACATCGCGTAATAAACGtgtacaacattattttttttttattaatatttattttaattatcttcgacttaatatataatattggtttagacttgacacaattattataatatactaatatacacgTTTTATTATTACGACAAGTACGGAAAATATAGCTTATTATGAATATCGTTCTATTGTACACGGACTGACTTATGCTGAGTGCGTTGTGGGCTATAGTCCGCGTACACCTATAGAACTACCTATTACGATATTGAAAGATTTAATTTCATCacagttttgtataataattatataatgaaagtTTTTCGGAACCGACTCGCATGTCACCCGATGAAAATTTTCCGGGAACCGATTCGGTTATGGGTGGGAACCAACTCATAGGCgtttacatgatattatattatatagatataataataccatCATGTACGTATACGGGGTGAAGGAAATTacacaatataagtatatacgtcACGACGTGATGTGCCGCGTAAAACTGGCGAAGGACTAAGGATGCCCgaggctaataataataataataataataatgtataataatatcatataggtaatattgtaataataatcgtatcaTTCGTCGGCGATGAATCATCGTCTCTGCgtgcggtggcggcggcggcggcggcgacgacgcgAGGGGGTTCGTCGCACGGGTGCAGTCGAGGTGGATTAATCCACATCGGACAAGCATATGTGTGTACGTGCGCGCACGGGCGACGAtcgatgacgataataataataataataataataatggatcgGCACAGAATAACACTGCGGCGCGTACGCGtgtgcgtatataatatgagtCACCGGGACGAGTCGGCGTGCGGCGAAGGGAATCTGTCCAGTTCCTTTCGTATGGCCTCGATGAGTGGCACGGCGGGGTCCTGGGGGGACAGGTTGGCGTCCGAGCTGATGAACTCAGCGCGCACGGCCGGCCGGTGGAACGGGCCGGCGCTCAGCGGCCGCGGCACGAACACCGACTGGTCCGAACCGGCCCACGCCTCGCCCGGCGACAGCGCCCAGCACGGGCTCGCGGTCGCCGGTGCCGCGAGCTGGTCGTTGTCCGCGGCCCGGCCGCTCGAGTCCGCCGACGTCTTGGGCCGGCCGGTCGGCCGTCCGCTGGAAGTGGCTGAACACCTGCAGTAACGTCACAGCCAttagtatatcatatttatgtatacatattatacgtaatattattatgcataatacactcctattatttttatatacgacGTAATTCACCGAGCGTGATGGCCACCATGTGTCCGTGTTTTTATACATCACCTTTACAATAATTAtggatttattcaaattctgattctTGGAATTTACGAGTAAGTGCCTGCACTAGACCAAGGCCATAATccaaaccaatataatatgattgcaaCGGATTGTCGTGTACCTTCATTTGAGGGTAACCTACTCAAGGTAAAACCTTTTCAATTTCACACACTGAGCATAAAATACTTTTTCGAAAATGCCGATTCGTCTAAATCGATATTCGGACGAGTATAGATCTCGAGTTATTCGACTTCGAGTTAAACACTAAGAATGTATTATGAGTTTGGACGATATGAGaactgctataataatattacgatccGTCagcatattgtattaattataatttataaaataaaaacggtcaaaacgtaataaattttaagttaaaatattatattccacatattgcatatatttatatttttattctaagtactattatcattaaagttatatttacattttaataactctcAGAATCTATgagttagaattttaatttagataggtACATGTAGTCTGtagattatcaaaaaaattatcttatgaaCAGTTTCCAGTAAAAGGTTttctaatgaaaaatataaaataggtagtcAGAACACATCTTAAATCGTATATCAatctaagtaatttaaaatatgggtGTCATTCAAAACCGCACATTTACCATTCACAACCACACATTTTAGAATGTTCAATACCGCACCCATTTTTTCTAATGATAAAAAAGGAAATTTAGAAGGTCGATAGTTCAAAACCGCACACGTTTGAttgacagttaaaaattaaacattgtttTGTTACTAAACAAATtgctgtaaaaataatttaataggtactcAGATTGgaataattaatgtacattatacatcttagtattttaaaatattttattaaagtaatttcattacttatgattttgtgattttgattaaatatgtttttagctAAATGTGtgcattattaatacatatatcagTGTATGCGGTATTGAACGGTTTGATTTTGGGAAAACTGTGCggaatagatatataaattgtGGATTGACGAACGCCAGTCGTTaagtaaacttaaaattttaaaaatcgtgATTTAGAtgagttaattatattaatataaaatattataaataatcgaataaaatagttatttttatcgttaaatttttattttatatatcataacaaaacatttttttgagtaTTTCGATATTCGATGTTTATgtgtttaagttttattttgtaatactaatactaatatagataagtaaatagtattaaaatatatatataagccattaacgtaatttaagttttttgatTAGTATTGTTAGCGACTCAAAAGTATTACAACCTTTTGTActtttaataatctaatcgAGAAAGAATCGGTAGATTCCTATCCAAGAGAAGTGGTGATATTTAGTTTCTATAGCTCACCCTCCTTGTTTCCGCCCCTGTATGTCCGCATATACTCACCTAAATGGAGCTGATTTTGATCTCTGTTCATGGTTACTTATTGACGGGTTACTTTCGTCGCTGTTCAAACTCGAGTTTCGACTGCCGAACAACGTGAATGCATCGTCAAGTAATTCGTGAAATTTCTGTCGCATTTTTGTGACATTAGTGTCCATGGCGTTGAAAGCGTCAAAACTCGAACACGAATCGTCATCCTGTTCGTCTGcgattgtttaaaatgttattcgattatattataatattgcaacgTTAAATGCTATtcgtaataactatttttatgtataatatgcatggCATGACagcatgtttttttattttcattgaaactcactactttttattttcatttgtttacaGTGTAAATCCCAAACTATAGGTCCAACCACTCCAGGATCTTGACCACCAATACTCTCGTGCCTTGTAACTGTGcgtgatgtatttttattttcactaacATTAAATCCATCCAGTACATCTGTTAACGGTCCAGGTATCGAgtctctaaaaataaatacatacaaattgacGAATATTTCAACACTTCacgagataatatttattatttattacaataggcGTATATTCTATGGATTGATATAATATCTAGTCGGGGACTTTTATGactgtttaatatgtatatctagttatatttttttgaaacaatataGCAATGGTTTTTATTGCTGCAGTTATCAACAACCCTTTATGATATCCGCAGCTGTTGCAAATGAATTCATTTctatcattattgtattaagttatttaattatattgaacaatAAATAGTTGCTGAGCAACTGGCTTGCATAAAATCATAAtgaaatacgaataaaataagtCGAATCATGCAATTATACCATATAACTTATACTACGTACCTACACacaaaaagatattaaaatatatcaaacaaataactatttaattgttttttgtttgatGAACTTTTCTCGTATAGCGAGTATTTTGCAATTAAACAAGACAATaactatgattatattataacttgtaattattttattctgagtgttaatgtataatacaaaatactaagTAGTGAGTAtagaatgatttaaattttacttaaatcttAATTCGAAAGCTCGAATACTAATTAgtgtttagttttatattattcggatgataataaacaaacaaatattaaatctacACTAATTTAAGGAtatcaaaaaagtttaaatgttataaaaaatgtttttctgatatttaaattctactgtaatactacctatttaaaaaaaaatgtataaataaaaattacaaacttaCAGTAACTATAATTGATTTACACAAACAAGCTGTTATTCTGAAATCTAAACTGTACACAAACCATGATGAACACCTACTTTGGTTACTGTGtagcttaataattaatagattaacCTACTCTTATTTTTAAGATCTCGTCTACATAGGTACttgatattttaatggtttataCAGTTTTACAACGTTTTATTTATGATACGTCTGCTAGGAGTAGGTACCCGTCTAAACTGTAATAATAGTGGTAAATGGTAATGgcccaatataataattaatatgtgaaTTATGTGatctatataaaacaattatcgtacccgtatattgtgtaatataatttatgatgtttaataaattataattaaaaaaaattaagttgacCAGATAGACATTTTACAaagaatacctacataattagacacataatattattattatatattagcagaattatactaatttacaaATGACTATAAACTACGTTTATATGTAAGTAAGACGTATAgcttacaataaattttattgaaaaactgtagtaataaaagaaaaacaaaatagcGTAACAcagataagtaaaatatatagtacatatatcaTGATTTTTACTAGAAATAAAACACCAAATGATGGCACTCAAATAAAGTGGCTATAGattctcatttaaaatattataaatatcttaaatgaaatttaaagaaatacgaGTATTAATGAATTGTTCATGCTAGCTCAGTTTAATgtcaaattacaaaataaaattaataaaatatatattatatagatttatatatatatatatatatatatatatatgtaatatgtatacatgtatatatatattcaatgtcTCAAAAAGAACGCTTTTTTTAAAATCGATTGCCATTcctttgtttttatgtttacaacATTGTtctcattaattttttaatctatcATTCAGGTTTGTTGTTGTGTAATCAGTTGTTGTCAAGTGTCACACCATGAACCGAATGTCAATTGAAACACGTGTGTAATGTGTTGGTTGTTAAGACCTTTTAATAATCTAACGAAAGTGGTGTGGAGACTATGCGACGACTTCGTATCTTACTCATAAATGACGCTACTCCCAATGCGTCATCGATTCGTtggctaataaaaaaattgaaaaaactggGACCTAGAGGTTAAGGCATCCTCTTGAAACTCACCAGAGAAAATTGAAAGGAAGTTATTGTTGATTTCCTCGATCGCACTTCGGCCTATTCACAAGCCAGGAGAGgacaatcaaataatattatttttcatacgtaTACCGGATGTTGTACTGAATCTGTACATATCCtcattttgtatttgtttgaaaaaaaaaagagtttttttagttaatttaaaaaagcgtTCTTTTTGAGATATAGTGTATGTATTCGATAAAAAGCTACAGTAACTGCTTTCATATAGTAGCATATTACTaatctaacaataattatattttaatttaattcgaaAATTaatcacaacaataataattagtatacctaataataatttatttcacatttgttgtacataaatgttaaaaaccAATTAAGTTATAATGGTAAACATTTCTAGCAAAAATTCTTTCATTAGTTGGATATgtatttagaattacatttagaaaaaaaactacttttaacatacatacatgatattatggctataaaaaataaaatttgaaatattattgtctgTAATTTAGCGAAATACCGAGAATAAGTAAACGAATATCCGAATAATtgggttaatataaaatatccgaGATTCGGATCATTTGAGATACttacaatattacttatttataattatgtcatatatgttatacaagtaatacaatctctaaaaccatattatgttgcgttaattattttaaaaataacacataataatattgtatattttaatgcctaataatataataaatataatatatattaacatttaatatacacatttttaaattaattaaatttgtattatttaaataatagactttaatgaaaaaatacttataatttgttgTAGCTTAAAATGTGggaccaaatttaaaaaaacgataatattatgtttgatgatGATTTAGCGAGTTCAAATTTTaccacataaaattattttaaaaataattattatattatttctatattattataattatttttactttgtaataatattatacatgacatTAAatcttactataataattaaaattatttatttattttcgtattttgtTAACCAATTTTGTAAGAAATATGAATAACATACGCGAGTATACGTATAGAtacactttttataattatttattacaattgtaGCTGTTTTTCCGATAAGTAAATGTACGAATATATCAACAAgtaaataagtacaatttaaatataaaatgtaagttttatatttttaaataaagttattgaaaatgtaattacacTAAAACAAACGTAGCTCTGAATGGCTTTGTTTTTATAGGTACTCatagttaaaacttttattcactcctaattattttatataagaacGTGATCATGCGATAATGTTGCGTGAAGTTATTAATTCGAGTATGATCGTATTTGTTGTAAGTAttgtaacgttttttttttttttttgttatgcgGTATAATTCTATGGGCAatgattattcataaaaaaaaataccactcatgaaataaaacaataaattatcatctgttgttattaaattattactgtgTAATCCGTCTATAAGACTATGTAACGGTTGatcatattagtataatattacttctGAGATGATTCACCCCGGGATACCTGGATCGTATCTATCAAGCAACCTAAccgtttagttttttttttttttttatcgtgttaGTCTCATCTCAATGGCTACTTATTTCTCACTAAAATAAAACGCCCCAGGAATTTTTTCACGTTAAGATAAAATCGTTCAACCCGTCTTTAAGGTGTTCgtcaagttttaaattattggatttttctaatgaataaacatttttaataaatatgataatatatacaaattacgtTCATACTTGatctttgttttgttttatatatataaattgaatttttacataaaaaaatgtatcaattctTTTttcattagattatttttattaattacaatattattattattatttagagtattttattctatgtactgtaaaatcccgttacaacgaactccagggaaccgaattttttttcgttataacggaaatttcattgtaacgaaaattcgaataagctctttatatAAGCCCTGCTTTACggcaggggacttctatgactttcgttataacgggatttttcgttgtattggtattcgttgtaaCTGGAATTTACAGTACTTAATTGACTTACtaacttttgaaatttattaactGCCTGCATCGAAAGCAatgaatttgatattttatttctatttcttgGCTTTGGTTCGGGCGTGTGAAGAGCACCAATATCTTCAGTAGACGTGGCTTCTGTTTTTACCTTAAaaaatagtgaatattttttaactgcgCTATCTTAAAGTTTTTAGTAATAcgttagaaaataaataagtacgtcGTGATGAGGCGTTTGATTTTCACAAAACGCCATGTTAGTCCTGTCGGAGCTAATGctgttttttcttctttttttcttaTGCGCCACGACTACGCCAGTTACGAGTACTAGTATAATTATACATGTTGCGGTGATGAATATCCAAATCTCGCCATAACTTACACCACGCACTTTTTGAAACTGTAATCCATCCAGGTAAGCTATATAAGAACACCGGGTGTTAAATgttgaaaactaataaaatattttatttataacatataataaactaatgttTTACTTACGTCGGGCTTTGATTTTTACAGCATATCCCAAATGATCAGCAGCTTCACGTGTCGTGACAAGGTTCATGTCACGTACTGCCGTTGCAGCAGATACGGGATGGTCATTTACGCTAACGAAATAAACCAAATCCAATTTGTTTATTACGGATAGAACGTCTACCTTGACTTTAATTGGTTTTTCGTTTGTATCCCATCTTCGATTCCGATCTGAGTTTACTTCATCCTCGGTCCAGTTCGAGTTTAGTCCGAGATGCCGAGCCTGTTGTCTGATGGACGAATAAAATTATAGTGATTAGTACTTATAgtggatatattatacatgaatcgAACTTAATCGTCTGTGGTTCTATGGACAACTAATTTGGATATACGTATTTGaagtatacgatattattttattgatcaaaCGTTGGCTTCGTAACAATGCATTATCGAAACTTCATTTCATATCTGGTGTCAATCGGTAATCAACCACTATATgacttaaaattgaataattttcaaaaaatatatgtatatattaggtCATAGTAACTGCTCTATAATTATTGCAATCAATTCTTGATATACAATTTCTATGGATcatgaaacattttaaaaccatatgtataggacataggtatatagataataataattgtattcagttactttatatacatatagctaCGATAATTATGGAAGATTATGTTGAATTTTTCTACTCTCACAGTGTAACAACATTGAATAAACAAACTAACATTtgtatcaacaattttaaataatatatgtacctgaCGAATGAAAACATATTGTCTCAGAAAATTCGAGTCTAGattgtacttattttatatgtggcattcataaattaaaacaaaaaaatgtatttgatttaaaattatctcgtgtaacttaaaaaaattcattttattagtCTTGATAATTAACGGTTTGGTCAATCAAAGTTAATAACTAGTATTTGAATAATCTATTATCATATACTAGCTTAGAAGCTTATAATTATCTCAACTGTTTTGAGTTTCACgtgcatatatttattgttttatatataggtacgtaatacACATCAGCGCGCGGTATTCCTATTGTCTGCGCGCGCGTTAACGGATGCTGTACGTATACCTACCACTTTCGTATATTTTAGTATGTCCCGTGTTTAAAGAGTGTgcgcattaaataatttaaatatgacgtataatacCTAGTAAAAGCAATCGTATAGAGGATGgccaatttttcttttatgacTGGTATAGAAATACGAACATCCGTTGGCGAGTCGAAATTTAATTCTGTTACTATCCAATATTCTTTGTTTGGTATTTCGGCAGTTTGTGGAATGTCAATAACCCCGAGATGTGGCGTAATAGACGTCGTTGGTTGAATATTACAATCTTGCCCACCTATACAATCCTCGGGattttcctaaaatattatgtttcattaaTTTATGTTCTCATTATACTACAATAGTCACCACATAAACATAAGTCAATTGATTTACTGAATAGGATGGGATTTTTTTAGTTGTTGATATTTGTGTTGGTTCATTTGAACCAT is a genomic window of Rhopalosiphum padi isolate XX-2018 chromosome 4, ASM2088224v1, whole genome shotgun sequence containing:
- the LOC132930347 gene encoding uncharacterized protein LOC132930347; its protein translation is MDIRWLGLVYIIMLSSCNLQSVEQEEDNLIDSMHNYTNLKIFLWSGSGDGSNEPTQISTTKKIPSYSENPEDCIGGQDCNIQPTTSITPHLGVIDIPQTAEIPNKEYWIVTELNFDSPTDVRISIPVIKEKLAILYTIAFTRQQARHLGLNSNWTEDEVNSDRNRRWDTNEKPIKVKVDVLSVINKLDLVYFVSVNDHPVSAATAVRDMNLVTTREAADHLGYAVKIKARPYLDGLQFQKVRGVSYGEIWIFITATCIIILVLVTGVVVAHKKKRRKNSISSDRTNMAFCENQTPHHDVKTEATSTEDIGALHTPEPKPRNRNKISNSLLSMQAVNKFQKDSIPGPLTDVLDGFNVSENKNTSRTVTRHESIGGQDPGVVGPIVWDLHCKQMKIKSNEQDDDSCSSFDAFNAMDTNVTKMRQKFHELLDDAFTLFGSRNSSLNSDESNPSISNHEQRSKSAPFRCSATSSGRPTGRPKTSADSSGRAADNDQLAAPATASPCWALSPGEAWAGSDQSVFVPRPLSAGPFHRPAVRAEFISSDANLSPQDPAVPLIEAIRKELDRFPSPHADSSR